One stretch of Microvirga lotononidis DNA includes these proteins:
- a CDS encoding nucleoside-diphosphate sugar epimerase/dehydratase, which produces MNQQGLKKALIVVHDLVVTGVAVLATFYVRFDGSFLYDRLVHLPLFLPPFVAFAGVVYWFSQLYKSKWRFASLPDLFNIFRAATILAVVLLVVDYLLVSPQLRGTFFFGKITIALYWLIQMFLLGGPRLAFRYMKYARSRHTLQRDASTPTLLLGRGSDIEVILRAIEAGTVKKTQPKGILTWRSDDVGQSMRGVPVLGTFADLDQVIQDFHERGTPIRRLLATPSALMPEAHPDMLLARARRLGLPLVRVTSLGEGMRDAELAPLEIEDLLLRPTVQIDRKRLENFIRGKRVLVTGGGGSIGSEICTRVVAFGASDLMILESSEPSLHHILENPTLLSSDTNVDGVIADVRDRDRVREVMNGFQPEVVFHAAALKHVPYLEKNWTEGVKTNVFGSVNVADAAVEAGADTIVMISTDKAIDPVSMLGATKRFAEMYGQALDAEFMGRNGATRIIAVRFGNVLGSVGSVVPKFKAQIARGGPLTVTHPDMVRYFMTTREAADLVLTSASHAEESRALTERTNGDERASVYVLKMGQPVKIYELAERMIRLAGYEPGEDIEIQVTGTRPGERLHEILFAREEPRTEIGIDGVMAAKPIFADRDRVDQWLQILTRSLANGDRALAEQVFEDAIPEFKRRKPAPQPAEPVQQARLASS; this is translated from the coding sequence ATGAATCAGCAGGGTCTCAAGAAAGCGCTCATCGTTGTGCATGATCTCGTGGTGACGGGCGTGGCCGTTCTCGCGACCTTCTACGTGCGCTTCGACGGCTCGTTCCTCTACGATCGGCTCGTCCATCTGCCGCTTTTTCTTCCTCCCTTCGTCGCCTTCGCGGGCGTGGTCTACTGGTTCTCCCAGCTCTACAAGTCCAAGTGGCGCTTTGCGTCCCTGCCGGACCTGTTCAACATCTTCCGGGCCGCGACCATTCTGGCGGTCGTCCTCCTGGTGGTCGATTACCTGCTCGTCTCGCCGCAGCTCCGCGGCACCTTCTTCTTCGGCAAGATCACGATCGCCCTCTACTGGCTGATCCAGATGTTCCTGCTGGGCGGCCCGCGGCTGGCGTTCCGCTACATGAAATATGCCCGCTCGCGCCATACCCTGCAGCGCGACGCCAGCACGCCGACCCTGCTCCTGGGGCGCGGCAGCGACATCGAGGTGATCCTGCGGGCCATCGAGGCCGGCACGGTCAAGAAGACGCAGCCCAAGGGCATCCTGACCTGGCGCAGCGACGATGTCGGGCAGTCCATGCGCGGCGTGCCCGTGCTCGGCACCTTTGCCGATCTCGATCAGGTCATTCAGGATTTCCACGAGCGGGGCACGCCCATCCGCCGCCTCCTGGCGACGCCGAGCGCCCTGATGCCGGAGGCCCATCCCGACATGCTGCTCGCCCGCGCCCGACGCCTCGGCCTGCCGCTGGTGCGGGTCACGAGCCTGGGCGAAGGCATGCGCGACGCCGAGCTCGCCCCGCTGGAGATCGAGGACCTGCTCCTGCGTCCGACCGTGCAGATCGACCGGAAGCGTCTGGAGAATTTCATCCGCGGCAAGCGCGTCCTGGTGACGGGCGGCGGCGGCTCCATCGGGTCGGAGATCTGCACCCGCGTGGTCGCCTTCGGGGCCAGCGACCTCATGATCCTCGAAAGCTCCGAGCCGTCCCTGCACCACATCCTGGAAAACCCGACCTTGCTGTCGAGCGACACCAACGTGGACGGGGTCATCGCCGACGTGCGCGACCGGGACCGGGTGCGCGAGGTCATGAACGGGTTCCAGCCCGAGGTGGTCTTCCACGCCGCCGCCCTCAAGCACGTCCCCTATCTCGAGAAGAACTGGACCGAGGGGGTCAAGACCAACGTGTTCGGCTCGGTGAACGTGGCCGACGCGGCCGTCGAGGCCGGGGCCGACACCATCGTGATGATTTCCACCGACAAGGCCATCGACCCGGTCTCCATGCTCGGCGCCACCAAGCGCTTCGCCGAGATGTACGGGCAGGCGCTGGACGCCGAGTTCATGGGCCGCAACGGCGCGACCCGCATCATCGCGGTGCGCTTCGGCAACGTGCTCGGTTCGGTCGGTTCCGTCGTACCGAAGTTCAAGGCGCAGATCGCCCGCGGCGGGCCGCTCACGGTCACCCATCCGGACATGGTGCGCTACTTCATGACCACCCGCGAGGCGGCGGATCTCGTGCTCACCTCCGCGTCCCACGCGGAAGAGAGCCGCGCCCTGACCGAGCGCACCAACGGCGACGAGCGCGCCTCGGTCTATGTGCTCAAGATGGGCCAGCCGGTGAAGATCTACGAACTGGCCGAGCGGATGATCCGGCTCGCCGGCTACGAGCCCGGCGAGGATATCGAGATCCAGGTCACCGGCACGCGGCCCGGCGAGCGGCTGCACGAGATCCTCTTCGCCCGCGAGGAGCCCCGCACGGAGATCGGCATCGACGGCGTCATGGCGGCGAAGCCCATCTTCGCCGATCGCGACCGGGTCGATCAGTGGCTGCAGATCCTGACGCGCTCCCTGGCGAACGGCGACCGCGCCCTGGCCGAGCAGGTGTTCGAGGATGCGATCCCGGAGTTCAAGCGCCGGAAGCCCGCGCCCCAGCCTGCCGAGCCAGTTCAGCAAGCGCGTCTCGCGTCGAGCTGA
- a CDS encoding NAD-dependent epimerase/dehydratase family protein: MNSPLIALTGATGFIGRHLLNELPRRGYRVRVLLRRPSEVPAGASSAVIGDIASPHNMAAALRDVDMVIHSAGLAHAMSGRPEDDYRTINTEATVKLAQSAERAGVKRFVFLSSIRAQSGPTAEGVLTEALEPRPTDPYGRSKLEAERGLAALGLDWAALRPALVYGPGVKGNMAALLALAQSPWPLPLGALGARRSLLSLDNLTAAVDTILRAEGPLRRPFLVADPEPVTIPEIVTALRKGFGRRPGLVPVPSFLLKGAATLTGRSEAYERLAGSLVASPEALRNLGWKPVSSTRDALAELARQAGARASGA; this comes from the coding sequence ATGAATTCACCCCTGATTGCCCTGACCGGCGCCACGGGTTTCATCGGACGACATCTCCTGAACGAGCTGCCCCGGCGAGGATACCGGGTCCGGGTGCTGCTGCGCCGGCCGTCCGAGGTGCCCGCCGGCGCGTCGAGCGCGGTGATCGGCGACATCGCCTCCCCGCACAACATGGCGGCGGCGCTTCGCGACGTGGACATGGTGATCCACTCGGCGGGCCTCGCCCATGCCATGTCGGGACGCCCGGAGGACGATTACCGGACCATCAACACCGAGGCGACCGTGAAGCTCGCGCAATCCGCCGAGCGGGCGGGCGTGAAGCGCTTCGTGTTCCTCTCCTCGATCCGGGCCCAGAGCGGCCCGACGGCCGAGGGCGTCCTGACCGAAGCCCTGGAACCCCGCCCCACCGATCCTTACGGCCGCTCGAAGCTCGAGGCCGAGCGGGGCCTCGCGGCCCTTGGCCTCGACTGGGCGGCCCTTCGCCCCGCGCTCGTCTACGGTCCCGGAGTGAAGGGCAACATGGCGGCGCTCCTGGCGCTCGCGCAATCGCCCTGGCCCCTGCCCCTCGGGGCCTTGGGCGCCAGGCGCTCGCTCCTCTCCCTCGACAATCTCACGGCCGCCGTGGACACGATCCTGCGCGCGGAAGGCCCCCTGAGGCGCCCCTTCCTCGTGGCCGATCCGGAGCCGGTGACGATCCCCGAGATCGTCACGGCACTGCGCAAGGGTTTCGGACGCAGGCCCGGGCTCGTCCCGGTGCCGTCGTTCCTCCTGAAGGGAGCCGCCACGCTCACGGGCCGGAGCGAGGCCTACGAGCGGCTGGCGGGCTCGCTGGTCGCGAGCCCCGAAGCCTTGCGGAACCTGGGCTGGAAGCCGGTCAGCTCGACGCGAGACGCGCTTGCTGAACTGGCTCGGCAGGCTGGGGCGCGGGCTTCCGGCGCTTGA
- a CDS encoding MraY family glycosyltransferase encodes MDSVKNLALNLLGFLERESVLLGLIVLSGLLSAALIAILMPLLQRYALARPNARSSHRIPTPQGGGIAVLTATIVPVSILAVILAPDIKVNWGSGIHFRFVWVVLIAAIGLAVVGAVDDIRPLSAMHRLLLQIVAVAVVVVASGTHILPAWIPEGIEFALLVLGGVWFVNLVNFMDGLDWITVAEMVPITGFLAGLGLITGTPIVFVAASLCGALLGFAPFNKPVARLFLGDVGSLPIGLLVGWMLLQLAGTGALAAALLLPLYYLMDATITLLRRLARREKVWEAHRSHFYQKATDNGFSVLQVAAYVFALNLVLAGLAAMTLVWPSGAVQIAALALGVVLVGLVLRRFSHPRVSVPLEVSR; translated from the coding sequence ATGGACTCCGTAAAGAATCTCGCTCTGAATCTTTTGGGTTTTCTCGAACGCGAAAGCGTGCTTCTCGGCCTCATAGTCCTTTCGGGATTGCTGTCCGCGGCTTTGATCGCGATCCTCATGCCGCTGCTCCAGCGCTATGCCCTCGCGCGGCCCAACGCCCGCTCAAGCCACCGCATTCCAACTCCCCAAGGGGGGGGTATTGCAGTCCTGACCGCAACGATTGTTCCGGTTTCAATCCTTGCCGTCATCCTCGCGCCTGACATCAAAGTGAATTGGGGCAGCGGAATTCATTTTCGCTTTGTCTGGGTCGTTTTGATTGCTGCCATCGGGCTTGCCGTTGTCGGTGCCGTTGACGACATTCGCCCCCTGTCTGCGATGCATCGACTGCTCTTGCAGATCGTGGCAGTCGCCGTAGTCGTCGTAGCCTCAGGCACCCACATCCTACCCGCCTGGATCCCAGAGGGCATCGAATTCGCCCTTCTCGTTCTCGGCGGCGTGTGGTTCGTGAACCTCGTCAACTTCATGGACGGACTTGATTGGATCACCGTCGCCGAAATGGTGCCGATCACCGGCTTTCTCGCAGGCCTCGGCCTCATCACCGGCACGCCGATCGTTTTCGTGGCGGCCTCTCTCTGCGGCGCCCTCCTCGGCTTCGCGCCCTTCAACAAGCCGGTCGCGCGGCTCTTTCTCGGGGATGTCGGGTCGCTACCCATCGGGCTTCTCGTCGGCTGGATGCTGCTGCAGCTCGCCGGAACGGGCGCGCTGGCGGCGGCGCTCCTGCTGCCGCTCTACTACCTGATGGATGCGACCATCACCCTGCTGCGCCGCCTCGCGCGGCGTGAGAAGGTGTGGGAGGCGCATCGCAGCCATTTCTACCAGAAGGCCACCGACAACGGCTTCTCGGTCCTTCAGGTCGCGGCTTATGTTTTCGCCCTCAACCTTGTCCTGGCCGGTCTCGCCGCTATGACCCTTGTCTGGCCCTCGGGCGCGGTGCAGATCGCGGCGCTTGCCTTGGGGGTCGTTCTCGTCGGCCTGGTTCTCAGGCGCTTCTCGCATCCCCGCGTGTCAGTTCCCCTGGAGGTTTCCCGATGA
- a CDS encoding NAD-dependent epimerase: protein MSAPILVTGAAGFIGFHVARRLMADGHQVVGVDSFTPYYDVSLKEARFGTLTPHNTFVGERLDLADAEATRDLFERHRFEKVIHLAAQPGVRFVDPQPYTASNLIGFMNMLEACRHGGIRHLVYASSSSVYGANRKLPFSEHDSADHPISLYAATKKANEMMAHSYASLFGLPCTGLRFFTVYGPWGRPDMAVYKFTHAIAEGREIQVAQAGRVWRDFTYVDDIVEGIVRLVDRIPAPDPTWDAEHPDPATGPAPHRVYNIGNDSPEEVNDLIALIEDALGKKAKRVDVPLPPGDVLETRADVTDLRRDVGFAPATSLEEGIRRFVAWYRDYHRA from the coding sequence ATGTCAGCTCCCATCCTCGTCACCGGTGCAGCAGGTTTCATCGGCTTCCACGTCGCGCGGCGGCTCATGGCCGACGGCCATCAGGTGGTCGGGGTCGACAGCTTCACGCCCTATTACGACGTGAGCCTGAAGGAGGCCCGCTTCGGAACGCTGACCCCGCACAACACCTTCGTGGGCGAGCGCCTGGACCTCGCGGACGCCGAGGCGACCCGCGACCTGTTCGAGCGCCACCGTTTCGAGAAGGTCATCCATCTTGCCGCCCAGCCGGGCGTGCGCTTCGTCGATCCTCAGCCCTACACGGCGTCGAACCTCATCGGCTTCATGAACATGCTGGAAGCCTGCCGCCACGGCGGGATCCGGCACCTCGTCTACGCCTCGTCGAGTTCGGTCTACGGCGCCAACCGCAAGCTGCCCTTCTCCGAGCACGACAGCGCCGATCACCCGATCAGCCTCTATGCCGCCACCAAGAAGGCCAACGAGATGATGGCGCATTCCTATGCGTCCCTCTTCGGATTGCCCTGCACGGGCCTGCGCTTCTTCACCGTGTACGGTCCCTGGGGCCGGCCCGACATGGCGGTCTACAAGTTCACCCATGCCATCGCCGAAGGCCGCGAGATCCAGGTCGCCCAGGCGGGGCGGGTCTGGCGCGACTTCACCTATGTGGACGACATCGTGGAAGGGATCGTCCGGCTGGTCGACAGGATCCCGGCGCCCGATCCGACCTGGGATGCCGAGCATCCCGATCCGGCCACCGGCCCCGCGCCGCACCGGGTCTACAACATCGGCAACGATTCACCGGAAGAGGTGAACGATCTCATCGCGCTCATCGAGGATGCCCTCGGCAAAAAGGCGAAGCGGGTGGACGTGCCGCTCCCGCCCGGCGACGTGCTGGAAACGCGCGCCGACGTGACGGACCTGCGCCGCGACGTGGGCTTCGCGCCCGCGACGTCGCTCGAGGAAGGGATCAGGCGCTTCGTGGCCTGGTACCGCGACTACCACAGGGCGTAA
- a CDS encoding MBL fold metallo-hydrolase has protein sequence MVRRVASSDALRVRFWGIRGSTCASGPQYVEFGSHTPCIEVRCGDRLFILDAGTGLSALGTELAASAPEKIDILLSHLHLDHISGLPFFKPALLAKDRVIRTYCGHLEGESAMEPLNRLFAPPLFPVRLGQLPARFEHHGFKAGEPLVLDDGTRIETHLLNHPGGATGFRISHRGRSICYISDVEHSDPWPDPSLADFVRGTDLMVFDGMFSDAEYSYCRGWGHSTWQKGVELAQSAGVKALAIFHLYPGHDDAFLKAAEAEMQAVMPTAFMARERQSFAFEPLEDDLDKDCPEPRAKAEEPRAVSMKDFAT, from the coding sequence ATGGTAAGGCGTGTTGCATCCTCTGACGCGTTGCGGGTCCGGTTCTGGGGCATACGCGGCTCCACCTGCGCATCCGGCCCCCAATACGTCGAGTTCGGCTCGCACACGCCGTGCATCGAAGTCCGCTGCGGAGACCGCCTGTTCATCCTCGATGCGGGAACCGGTCTCTCCGCCCTCGGCACCGAACTCGCCGCCTCCGCGCCCGAGAAGATCGACATTCTGCTCAGCCATCTTCACCTCGACCACATCAGCGGCCTTCCCTTCTTCAAGCCTGCCCTTCTCGCCAAGGACCGGGTGATCCGCACCTATTGCGGCCACCTGGAAGGGGAGAGCGCCATGGAGCCCCTGAACCGCCTCTTCGCTCCGCCGCTCTTTCCCGTGCGCCTCGGCCAGCTCCCCGCCCGGTTCGAGCATCACGGCTTCAAGGCGGGCGAACCGCTCGTCCTCGACGACGGCACCCGGATCGAGACGCATCTCCTGAACCATCCGGGCGGAGCCACGGGGTTCCGCATCAGCCACCGGGGCCGCAGCATCTGCTACATCAGCGACGTGGAGCACAGCGATCCCTGGCCCGATCCGAGCCTCGCGGATTTCGTGCGCGGCACCGACCTGATGGTCTTCGACGGCATGTTCTCCGACGCCGAATATTCCTATTGCCGCGGATGGGGCCATTCCACCTGGCAGAAGGGCGTCGAACTGGCCCAGAGCGCCGGCGTGAAGGCGCTGGCGATCTTCCACCTCTATCCCGGTCACGACGACGCGTTCCTGAAGGCCGCCGAGGCCGAGATGCAGGCCGTCATGCCCACGGCCTTCATGGCACGGGAGCGCCAATCCTTCGCGTTCGAGCCTTTGGAGGACGACCTGGACAAGGATTGCCCGGAACCGCGGGCGAAAGCCGAGGAGCCAAGAGCCGTCTCTATGAAGGATTTCGCGACCTGA
- a CDS encoding ABC transporter ATP-binding protein/permease, giving the protein MGVVVERDPLRLAWKTSPFRHLVGFGLLALAGLLILVGFHLVHDVVDRATGGAGGWDAPASFLRIAIVSPGAPPSDSIVLFPGILLGPEAFAVASIVGILLVPLLLGLLLVGFEWLVVGIGLRMLTKTQSAALDVILKVPSASHDEIAMVTALAGRGLARESGVLGSSLLMPVKLGGMIGLACTYVFVMDWHLGATLAMVLALGAIASARRSLLRFDATAARHREGDEAENVFEGLEHRIPALRAHGTAPYERNRVREALVRSHRPVMRWEYRLALAEAASAAVLMIAPLSILALGAWFSQERPITAGTVAACVLAAALAAYGTREVVQWHRLTLRARALLIDLGKGLGPLKLRAALKGKAGLPDSGALVAEGVSAYDPASGARVTSVNLNIAFPSHVALVGDGDAGPRLLAALMSGQIPPSFGRLTYGGVELSAADPVERSRRIAFTGNTVLIEGSLRDNLLYGASAPEAELRHRLSEAIAVAGLDRLTHARGLSGTLDPEREPKLAAAIVEARRAVQAALAAEGIDRYVDPFSATRYNRYATIGENLLFGKPIGDSFQEDRLSSHPFVRAILEANELTKPLARIGLSIATSMIEIFSDIPDGSPLFERFSFFSAADRPYFQDLVDRRNEQRRSDQTSRDRERLIGLALRYNESRHRLGLLEPSMEEQILVARADFARMLPVSLKSSIEFYDEGRFCAAASIQDNLLFGRIVADQAGALEAVQEATRQVLTQRGLDGEVSRIGLDTPVDPQGDDLTLSEVAAIDLVRGLVRRPSILVVQRALDGLPGPAADRLVTNLRRAFVGRGLILVTPSISPAMDQPPFDAVIYFERGEPVVDRRTRPLEALSA; this is encoded by the coding sequence TTGGGAGTTGTCGTGGAGCGCGATCCGCTGCGCCTGGCGTGGAAAACATCTCCTTTTCGCCATCTCGTCGGATTTGGACTTCTGGCCCTGGCCGGCCTTCTGATCCTCGTGGGATTCCACCTCGTGCACGATGTCGTCGACCGGGCGACCGGCGGGGCGGGTGGCTGGGATGCGCCCGCGTCCTTTCTGCGGATCGCCATCGTGTCCCCGGGCGCTCCCCCGTCCGATTCCATCGTCCTGTTTCCAGGCATCCTGCTGGGACCAGAGGCCTTCGCCGTGGCGTCGATCGTCGGCATCCTGCTCGTCCCCCTTCTCCTCGGCCTGCTCCTGGTCGGCTTCGAATGGCTGGTGGTCGGCATCGGCCTGAGGATGCTCACGAAAACCCAATCGGCCGCCCTCGACGTCATTCTCAAGGTGCCGTCCGCCTCCCATGACGAGATCGCCATGGTGACGGCGCTCGCGGGCCGCGGACTGGCGCGGGAAAGCGGCGTCCTGGGCTCGAGCCTTCTCATGCCGGTGAAGCTGGGCGGCATGATCGGCCTCGCCTGCACCTATGTGTTCGTCATGGACTGGCATCTGGGCGCCACCCTGGCGATGGTCCTGGCGCTGGGCGCCATCGCGAGCGCCCGCCGCTCCCTGCTGCGGTTCGACGCCACCGCCGCCCGGCACCGGGAAGGCGACGAGGCCGAGAACGTGTTCGAGGGTCTGGAGCATCGCATCCCGGCCCTGCGCGCCCACGGCACCGCTCCCTACGAGCGGAACCGGGTGCGCGAGGCGCTGGTGCGGAGCCATCGGCCGGTGATGCGGTGGGAGTACCGCTTGGCGCTTGCCGAAGCGGCCTCCGCGGCCGTGCTCATGATCGCTCCGCTGTCGATCCTGGCCCTCGGCGCATGGTTCTCGCAGGAGCGTCCCATCACGGCCGGAACGGTGGCGGCCTGCGTCCTTGCGGCGGCGCTGGCCGCCTACGGAACGCGGGAGGTGGTCCAGTGGCACAGGCTCACCCTGAGGGCGCGGGCGCTGCTCATCGATCTCGGCAAGGGCCTGGGGCCGCTGAAGCTGCGCGCGGCCCTGAAGGGCAAGGCCGGCCTGCCCGACAGCGGCGCGCTCGTGGCCGAAGGAGTCTCGGCCTACGATCCCGCCAGCGGGGCGCGGGTGACCTCGGTCAACCTGAACATCGCCTTCCCGTCCCACGTGGCCCTGGTCGGCGACGGGGATGCGGGCCCCCGGCTTCTCGCAGCTCTCATGAGCGGTCAAATCCCCCCCTCGTTCGGCCGTCTGACCTATGGCGGCGTCGAACTCTCCGCTGCCGATCCGGTGGAGCGCAGCCGGCGCATCGCCTTCACGGGTAACACGGTGCTGATCGAGGGCAGCTTGCGGGACAACCTGCTCTATGGCGCCTCCGCCCCGGAGGCCGAACTCAGGCATCGTCTGTCCGAGGCCATCGCGGTCGCGGGCCTCGACCGCCTGACCCATGCGCGCGGCCTGTCGGGCACCCTCGATCCGGAGCGGGAGCCGAAGCTCGCCGCCGCCATCGTGGAAGCGCGCCGCGCCGTGCAGGCGGCGCTTGCGGCCGAAGGGATCGACCGCTACGTCGACCCCTTCAGCGCCACGCGCTACAACCGCTATGCGACCATCGGCGAGAACCTGCTGTTCGGAAAGCCCATCGGCGACTCGTTCCAGGAGGACCGCCTGTCGAGCCATCCGTTCGTCCGGGCGATCCTGGAGGCCAACGAGCTGACCAAGCCGCTCGCCCGGATAGGATTGTCGATCGCCACGAGCATGATCGAGATCTTCTCCGACATTCCGGACGGCTCTCCGCTCTTCGAGCGCTTCTCGTTCTTCTCGGCCGCGGACCGTCCCTATTTCCAGGATCTCGTCGACCGCAGGAACGAGCAGCGGCGCAGCGACCAGACCTCGCGGGACCGGGAGCGCCTGATCGGCCTCGCCTTGCGCTACAACGAAAGCCGGCATCGCCTGGGCCTGCTCGAACCCTCCATGGAAGAGCAGATCCTCGTCGCCCGCGCGGATTTCGCCCGCATGCTGCCGGTGAGCCTGAAATCCTCCATCGAGTTCTACGACGAGGGCCGCTTCTGCGCGGCGGCGAGCATCCAGGACAACCTGCTCTTCGGGCGCATCGTGGCCGATCAGGCCGGCGCGCTCGAGGCCGTGCAGGAGGCGACGCGCCAGGTCCTGACGCAGCGCGGCCTCGACGGCGAGGTCTCGCGCATCGGCCTCGACACCCCGGTCGATCCGCAGGGTGACGACCTGACCCTGAGCGAGGTTGCAGCCATCGACCTGGTGCGCGGCCTCGTGCGCCGGCCGAGCATCCTGGTGGTGCAGCGCGCGCTCGACGGCCTGCCGGGGCCCGCCGCCGACCGGCTCGTCACCAACCTGCGCCGCGCCTTCGTCGGACGCGGATTGATCCTCGTCACGCCGTCGATCTCACCGGCCATGGATCAACCGCCCTTCGACGCTGTTATCTATTTCGAGCGGGGCGAGCCGGTGGTGGATCGCCGCACCAGGCCTCTCGAGGCACTCAGTGCGTGA
- a CDS encoding tetratricopeptide repeat protein → MALRLIWKGPFQPPSSQLPVASNFAGFSSRRAALQRYVTPLGIPLSRLARRIASLSMTSPLPLDSVFQTVLDVPNKTPSPDLPRRLTGLFRELALPEPTRPVEDIEDQIWALWGSHEDRLAEETLMAAVEAIGSGSLKAARPLLDHLVGKHPDWAEAWNKRATLASIEKRDADSLLDIDRTLQLEPRHFGAIAGFGNICLRNGHLNEARAAFQIALSINPHMDDLRDMLENLSPHHLMLH, encoded by the coding sequence ATGGCTCTGCGCCTGATCTGGAAGGGGCCGTTCCAGCCGCCTTCGAGCCAGCTTCCCGTCGCTTCAAACTTTGCCGGTTTCTCCTCTCGCCGCGCCGCGCTTCAACGCTATGTCACCCCCCTTGGAATCCCGCTTTCTCGTCTTGCACGGAGGATCGCAAGCCTGTCCATGACGTCTCCTCTGCCGCTCGATTCGGTCTTCCAGACGGTCCTCGATGTTCCGAACAAAACACCGAGCCCTGATCTGCCGCGCCGCCTGACAGGGCTCTTCAGGGAACTGGCCCTGCCCGAACCGACGCGTCCGGTCGAGGACATCGAGGACCAGATCTGGGCCCTGTGGGGTTCGCACGAGGACCGTCTGGCCGAGGAGACCCTGATGGCGGCCGTGGAGGCCATAGGCTCGGGTTCGCTCAAGGCCGCCAGGCCCCTGCTCGACCATCTGGTCGGCAAGCATCCGGACTGGGCGGAAGCCTGGAACAAGCGGGCGACGCTCGCCTCCATCGAGAAGCGCGACGCGGACAGCCTGCTCGACATCGACCGGACCCTGCAGCTGGAGCCGCGCCATTTCGGCGCCATCGCGGGCTTCGGCAACATCTGCCTGCGCAACGGCCATCTCAACGAGGCCCGGGCCGCCTTCCAGATCGCCCTGTCGATCAACCCGCACATGGACGATCTGCGCGACATGCTGGAGAACCTGTCGCCGCATCACCTGATGCTGCATTAG
- a CDS encoding MmcB family DNA repair protein, producing the protein MSDSPALLSRPIVLPVDGRQSPVASGVQRGVRRLFSQLGHVTLPEFTLANGRRADLIALAPDGALTIIEIKSSVADFRADRKWPDYEDFCDRFYFAVPETVPFDILPEDRGLIVADSFGAAIMREAAHHPLAGARRKAVTLRFAHSAASLLHALADPDRIADGRL; encoded by the coding sequence ATGTCCGATTCGCCTGCCCTTCTGTCCCGCCCCATCGTCCTGCCCGTCGACGGCCGTCAGTCGCCCGTCGCCTCCGGCGTTCAGCGCGGCGTGCGCCGCCTGTTCTCGCAGCTCGGCCACGTGACCCTGCCGGAATTCACCCTCGCCAACGGAAGGCGCGCCGATCTCATCGCGCTCGCGCCCGACGGCGCGCTGACGATCATCGAGATCAAGTCGAGCGTGGCGGATTTCCGGGCCGACCGGAAATGGCCCGATTACGAGGATTTCTGCGACCGGTTCTATTTCGCCGTGCCGGAGACGGTCCCCTTCGACATCCTCCCCGAGGATCGCGGCCTGATCGTCGCCGACAGCTTCGGGGCGGCGATCATGCGGGAGGCGGCGCACCATCCGCTTGCCGGCGCGCGCCGCAAGGCCGTGACCCTGCGCTTCGCCCATTCGGCCGCTTCCCTGCTGCACGCCCTCGCCGACCCGGACCGGATCGCCGACGGGCGGCTCTGA
- a CDS encoding DUF6790 family protein: protein MEQAIRFLLSNFTLTLFVVGLIASLIALLRRPRPWSRATVAEALLSWFLFFSLGVSFLYNFVMHVFFSETAAAFIGWQTSPFQKEVGFASLGFAVVSFMAFKGGRGMRLAALVGPACFLWGAAAGHVQQMIAAHNFAPGNAGVIFYTDILLPLFGLGLLWMRGRSETIGETGLRTKASPLWPSRH, encoded by the coding sequence ATGGAACAGGCGATCAGGTTTCTGCTCAGCAATTTCACGCTGACGCTTTTCGTCGTCGGGCTCATCGCCTCGCTCATCGCCCTGCTGCGGCGCCCGCGCCCCTGGAGCCGCGCGACGGTCGCCGAGGCCCTGCTGTCCTGGTTCCTGTTCTTTTCGCTCGGCGTGAGCTTCCTCTACAATTTCGTCATGCACGTCTTCTTCTCCGAGACGGCTGCCGCGTTCATCGGCTGGCAGACCAGCCCGTTCCAGAAGGAGGTCGGCTTTGCCAGCCTCGGGTTCGCCGTGGTGAGTTTCATGGCGTTCAAAGGCGGCCGCGGGATGCGTCTCGCCGCCCTCGTGGGCCCGGCCTGCTTCCTCTGGGGAGCCGCCGCCGGTCACGTGCAGCAGATGATAGCGGCGCACAACTTCGCGCCCGGCAATGCAGGCGTGATCTTCTACACGGACATCCTGCTGCCGCTGTTCGGACTTGGCCTGCTCTGGATGCGAGGACGGAGCGAGACGATCGGGGAGACGGGCCTGCGGACCAAAGCTTCTCCGCTCTGGCCTTCAAGGCATTGA